A DNA window from Rossellomorea marisflavi contains the following coding sequences:
- the esaA gene encoding type VII secretion protein EsaA, producing the protein MTQKVSMVKLLVAILMILATPLLFFRSVGDNPLKVEKNATQSIAIVNEDAGTEVDGESLQFGGDVTSLLGDESSYEWTVVGRSAGENGLETSKYDAVVYIPSDFSEKIMTYDEERPVKTNLNFKVQTQLNSVNKERVLREIETASKKVNNKMSTLYWNYVSADMENVRDEFDQILEKEQTFQQTMLAFYKPSSKDLAGQIEQQQNMLLGLQESIKQADSRVPEQENTLESFQERLTQFVEYVDQYREYQDNQKQLLAEVQSQSVQMIDESTQNAQPMYMKQKELFGQQGSQIDNGMEQLNAKMKDNQNAFAALKENRMAEVDRQVQDFYSFQDRVLDYYQQLQDTRKLDNLQGTIQEWNNKISEGDGVIFDPPVKPEMPEESDDEEGNEDPGNPGNPDAPGEGNGENPGNGNGPGKPGDSAPVPPDLTPEIAQLNEISADMAAIQGILSGEEVPTPEQLTEAIQKLVPLGERLAGVKSSLDQKNTNTENPLQKEVDKLLKEVEALTNQNSGLGERIKELEAKVTGLLADKESLKKHIEELNENNDILTKQLEMFSDNIMNIVGEIDAKEASILQSPALSSKRKEELGGYFARGINNYKLMDLIKYYAYLDQYEAVLNGMLQENGVKKTVLDDENVRNEVMGILSVTDGEKAMWEDMNTNRLLTTQDGLNTLQDSFTVFMAEYNETLNNNQKQLTENLNAISQDAGKVLQRIQQPEQTAPTPNNGASGTEVVGNQQQVVSEVKTIHSFLTNVQDNQSTIVSYTTDLQSNVANVQNDADTLNNKWATNVASTQMVRDDVFSILGNAFVDGQSNGYVYDFLTNPLKVNGDVPQEKKDSVIPPVVILFIILISSLMIGYTSYYFQRVPLWLQGVLFLLLNLIVGFLISLYGLDIYSLGESREVEWTVFTILLLLTGSGLVRMGFVTHRLLGWFISVAIVALFVTPLLALSTPNFSFKDPMSTVYLSIQYGTDSKFGQAALIMGLILAALVVLQVLLGRNKGHGGGGKGDEAYEG; encoded by the coding sequence ATGACACAGAAAGTAAGCATGGTCAAACTTTTGGTAGCCATCTTAATGATCCTGGCCACACCGTTACTCTTCTTTCGTTCTGTCGGTGATAACCCTCTGAAGGTAGAGAAGAATGCCACCCAATCGATTGCCATCGTCAATGAAGATGCGGGTACTGAAGTGGACGGGGAATCCCTGCAGTTCGGGGGCGACGTCACATCATTACTCGGTGATGAGTCTTCTTATGAATGGACGGTCGTCGGAAGGAGTGCGGGTGAGAACGGCCTTGAAACATCGAAATATGATGCAGTGGTCTACATCCCCTCCGACTTTTCTGAAAAGATCATGACCTATGATGAAGAAAGACCGGTTAAAACCAATTTGAACTTCAAAGTGCAAACCCAATTGAATTCAGTGAATAAAGAAAGGGTCCTACGTGAAATTGAAACGGCCAGTAAAAAAGTGAACAACAAAATGTCCACCCTCTACTGGAACTACGTATCTGCGGATATGGAAAATGTCCGAGATGAGTTCGATCAAATCCTTGAAAAGGAGCAAACCTTCCAGCAAACGATGCTTGCTTTCTACAAGCCATCGTCCAAGGATCTTGCCGGCCAGATCGAACAGCAACAAAACATGCTTCTCGGGCTCCAGGAGTCCATCAAACAGGCAGACAGCCGTGTGCCTGAACAGGAAAATACCCTCGAGTCCTTCCAGGAGAGGCTGACTCAATTCGTTGAGTACGTCGACCAGTACCGGGAATACCAGGATAACCAAAAGCAGCTCCTTGCCGAGGTGCAATCCCAGTCGGTACAAATGATCGACGAGTCTACTCAAAACGCCCAGCCGATGTATATGAAGCAAAAAGAGCTGTTCGGACAGCAGGGCAGTCAAATCGATAACGGCATGGAGCAGCTGAATGCAAAAATGAAGGACAACCAGAATGCGTTTGCTGCGCTGAAAGAGAACCGAATGGCTGAGGTCGATCGCCAAGTTCAGGATTTCTACAGCTTCCAGGACCGAGTATTGGACTATTACCAGCAACTGCAGGATACAAGGAAACTGGATAATCTGCAGGGGACGATCCAGGAATGGAACAATAAAATTTCCGAGGGGGACGGTGTGATCTTTGATCCACCGGTGAAGCCTGAAATGCCTGAGGAATCCGATGATGAAGAGGGGAATGAGGATCCAGGCAATCCAGGAAACCCTGATGCACCAGGTGAAGGCAACGGCGAAAACCCTGGAAATGGAAATGGACCGGGAAAACCGGGAGATTCTGCACCTGTCCCGCCTGACCTGACTCCGGAAATTGCACAGCTTAATGAAATTTCCGCAGATATGGCAGCCATTCAAGGAATACTCTCCGGGGAGGAAGTACCAACTCCTGAACAGTTGACCGAGGCTATTCAAAAGCTGGTACCCCTTGGTGAGCGCCTGGCCGGGGTAAAGTCAAGCCTCGACCAAAAGAACACGAACACAGAAAATCCCCTTCAGAAAGAAGTGGATAAGCTTCTTAAAGAAGTAGAGGCATTGACCAATCAGAACAGCGGTCTCGGTGAGCGCATCAAAGAGCTCGAAGCAAAGGTTACCGGACTGCTTGCCGATAAAGAATCGCTGAAAAAGCATATCGAAGAACTGAACGAGAATAATGACATCCTGACGAAACAGCTGGAAATGTTCTCGGACAACATCATGAATATCGTCGGAGAGATTGATGCCAAGGAAGCATCCATCCTTCAGTCACCGGCCCTGTCCTCTAAACGAAAAGAAGAGCTTGGCGGCTATTTCGCAAGGGGCATCAATAATTATAAGCTCATGGACTTGATCAAATACTATGCTTACTTGGATCAGTATGAAGCTGTATTGAACGGGATGCTCCAGGAAAATGGAGTGAAGAAGACCGTACTGGATGATGAAAATGTACGAAATGAAGTCATGGGGATCCTTTCTGTAACCGATGGGGAAAAAGCCATGTGGGAAGACATGAATACGAACAGGCTTCTTACCACCCAGGATGGACTCAACACCCTTCAGGATTCATTTACCGTCTTCATGGCAGAGTACAATGAAACCCTCAATAATAACCAAAAACAACTCACAGAAAACCTAAACGCCATCAGCCAGGATGCCGGGAAAGTGCTTCAGCGCATCCAGCAGCCTGAACAAACCGCTCCGACTCCGAACAATGGTGCATCAGGCACTGAAGTCGTCGGAAATCAGCAGCAGGTTGTGAGTGAAGTCAAGACGATCCATTCGTTCCTGACGAATGTGCAGGACAATCAAAGTACGATTGTATCCTATACGACCGATCTGCAATCCAATGTCGCCAACGTACAAAATGATGCCGATACGCTGAACAACAAGTGGGCGACGAATGTCGCATCCACGCAAATGGTGCGTGATGATGTATTCAGCATCCTCGGGAACGCATTTGTTGACGGTCAATCCAACGGATACGTATATGACTTCCTTACCAATCCACTGAAGGTGAATGGAGACGTACCTCAGGAGAAGAAAGACAGCGTGATTCCTCCGGTCGTCATCCTGTTCATCATCCTGATCTCGAGCCTTATGATCGGCTATACAAGCTATTACTTCCAGCGTGTACCGCTCTGGCTCCAGGGAGTGCTGTTCCTCCTGCTGAATTTGATTGTAGGATTCCTGATCAGTCTTTACGGACTCGATATCTATTCCCTTGGAGAATCGCGCGAAGTGGAGTGGACGGTATTCACCATCCTGCTCCTCCTGACAGGTTCAGGACTGGTCCGGATGGGCTTTGTCACTCATCGCCTCCTGGGCTGGTTCATCTCAGTCGCGATCGTCGCTCTGTTTGTCACGCCGCTTCTCGCCCTTTCAACGCCGAACTTCAGCTTTAAAGATCCGATGTCGACAGTGTATCTATCGATTCAATACGGCACGGATTCCAAGTTCGGACAGGCCGCTCTCATCATGGGCCTCATCCTGGCGGCACTTGTCGTCCTACAAGTGCTCCTGGGACGCAATAAGGGGCATGGAGGGGGCGGCAAGGGTGATGAAGCCTATGAAGGCTAA